In Fodinicurvata sediminis DSM 21159, the genomic window CACAATAAGCGCGTGCAGGCGCTCGGCGGTGCCAAGAACCACATGGTCGTCATGCCGGATGCCGACATGGACCAGGCCGCCAATGCCCTGATGGGAGCCGGCTACGGCTCCGCCGGAGAGCGTTGCATGGCCGTCTCCGTGGCTGTCGCCGTGGGCACCGCCGGAGACGAACTAATCGAGCGTCTGGCGCCCAAGGTGCGCAACCTGAAGGTCGGCCCCTTCGACGATCCCGAGGCCGACATGGGCCCGCTGGTCACCAAGCAGGCGTATGAGCGCGTTCGCGGATACATCGACTCAGGCATCGAGGAAGGCGCGGAAGCGGTCGTCGATGGCCGCGAGTTGAAGCTACAGGGCTACGAGAACGGCTATTTCGTGGGCGGCACCCTGTTCGACCATGTCAAGCCGGACATGCGCATCTACAAGGAAGAGATCTTCGGTCCGGTCCTTTCCGTGGTTCGGGCAAACGACTACGAGGAAGCGCTCAAGCTGGTGAACGAGCACGAGTACGGCAACGGAGCCGCCATCTTCACCCATGACGGCGATGCCGCGCGCAATTTCTCCAACCGCGCCCAGATCGGCATGATCGGCGTGAACGTGCCGATCCCCGTGCCGATGGCCTTCTACAGCTTCGGCGGCTGGAAGCGGTCACTGTTCGGTGACCATCATGCCCACGGTCCCGAGGGCGTGCGTTTCTACACACGCATGAAGACGATCACCTCGCGCTGGCCCAAGGGCGTGCGCAGCGGAGCGGAATTCGTCATGCCGACCATGAAATAACAGGGCTCAATCCAGCGGGACCGGACGCGCTTATCGTGTGCCCGGGACCCGCAGGTCGGCCTTTGAGGCCGCCTGGACCTTCTTGAGAGAGTCCCCATCGAGGCGCGGAGTCAGAACAAGCTCCGCGCCTTTTCTCATGGCTGCCAATGCAGCCACCAGGCTGTCCCGCCGCGTGAGTGGCTGATCCAGCAGCCAGCGCTCGCCCTGCCTCTTCTGCGCCTGCTCGCCGGCTTCCTCGACCAGAGCCGACAGGGAACAGGCCCCGGACGACACCACGATCTCGCTTTCGCTTGAAAGCGCACTGGCAACCTGTCCGGATTTTCCCATCAACTGGTCCAGGCGAAAGAAAGCGGTGTGTGCGGGCACCCGGGAAAAGGTACCGCCACGAAGGTAAGGCGCAAACAAGCGCTGGGGGAAAGGCATCTGACTGGCAAAGCGTGCCACCGCCACCTCTGGCTGGCTGCCCTCGGGCAGCACGGAAAGCAACCTGTCCTGCACGGCCGAAAGATCCACCGTCAGGATCAGGTCGCCCTCCTCGATATCCGCAAACTGGGGTTTCAGATCATTCAAAGCCGCGCGCGGATCCAGCAAGCGCGGCGCATACCCCGCAGCGAGACAGCCCAGGAGGCTGGTAACCGCCAAGGGGCAGTTGGGCATGAACAGGGTGACCTGCCCTGCCTGGGCGCCATCACGTGCCGCAAGCCCGGCGGCCAGTCGCTCTGCCTCGGCACAGAGTGCCGGAACAGCCGTCGCGCGTCCCATGAAGGAAACGCCTGCCTTCTTCGAAAGCCCTAGCTGCCCGCTTATACCCTGGCTTCCTGCCATCCCGGACAACCGCGCCCCCGATCAGAGATCCAGCAGCATGCGCTGCGGATTTTCCATCTGTTCCTTCAGGCGCACCAGGAAGGTAACGGCTTCGCGCCCGTCGATGATGCGATGATCATAGGACATGGCGACATACATCATGGGGCGGATTTCCACCTTGCCGTTCACGGCCATGGGCCGCTCCTGGATCTTGTGCAGTCCCAGAATCCCGGATTGCGGCATGTTGAGGATCGGCGTGGACAGCAGGGAACCGAAGACACCGCCATTGGTGATCGTGAAGCTGCCGCCCTGCATTTCCTCCATGGTCAGCTTGCCGTCCCGGGCACGCGCGGCGACGTCGCCCAGCGCTTTCTCGATATCGGCGTAGGATTTGCTGTCGCAATCCCGGATGACCGGCACCATCAGGCCGTTGGGCGTCGAGACAGCCATGCCGATGTCGTAGAACTTGTTGTAGACGAGTTCCTCGCCATCGATCCGGGCGTTGACCGTCGGCTGCTCTTTCAGGGCCCCGACCACGGCCTTGGCGAAGAAGGAGGTAAAGCCCAGCTTCACGCCGTGCTTCTTCTCGAAGGCTTCCTTGAACTCGCTGCGCACAGCCATGACTTCGCCCATGTCCACCTCATTGAAGGTGGTCAGCATGGCCGCCGTGTTCTGGGCCTCTTTCAGGCGACGCGCAATTGTCTGGCGCAGCTTCGTCATGCGCACCCGTTCTTCACGGGGACCGCTCTCCGCAGAGGGGGACTGGCTGGTTGCCTGGCCCGCTGCGGCGGTCGCCGCCTGACCGGCCGCCACCTTGGGGCGCGGCTTCAGTTGCGTCTTGCCATCGATGACGTTCTGAACGTCTTCCTTGGTGATGCGCCCCTGCGGGCCTGTGCCCTGGATACGCGCGGGATCCAGATCGTTTTCCTCGACCAGCTTGGCAACAGCCGGCGACAGGCTGGCCGCACTGGGCGAGGCGGACTCAACGAACTGCCTCAGGTCATCGGCCGTGATCTTGCCGCCTTCGCCACTGCGCGGCGCACTGCTCGGATCCAGGTGCTGGTCCGTGTCCGCTCCGGCTGCAGCTTTCCCCTTGTCAGCCTGCGCGGTCCTTTCTTCGCTATCGGACTCAGTCCCTTCGCTCTTTTCTTCCTCGGCGCCAGATTGTGCAGGTTCGCTGCCAGCCGCACCGGCGGCAATCTTGCCCAGGACCGCGCCCACTTCGACGTTCACGCCTTCCTCGGCCAGGATTTCCGACAGGCTGCCGGCCTCTGGTGCATTGACCTCCAGGGTCACCTTGTCGGTCTCCAACTCCACCAGGGCCTCGTCGGCCTCAACCGCTTCGCCCGGCTTCTTCAGCCAGCGCGCCACCGTAGCCTCGGCGACCGATTCCCCCAGGGTCGGGACGACCACATCGACGCTCTGGCCACTGCCCGCGCCGCCGGTCTTGCCCTTGCCCGAAGAGGCGCTTTCACTGGAGGTGGAGGCGGCCTTGTCCTCGGCCTTCGCCTCCTGCTTTGCCGGCTGGCTGTCCTTCTTGTCCTCACTCTTGGCGTCACTGCTCTTGCCGGATGAGGCAGCCGCCTGGCCTTCACCGATCAGGCCCAGCACGGCGCCCACTTCGACATTGGCGCCTTCCTCGGCCGTAATCTCGCTGATCGTGCCAGCGGCTGGTGCATTGACCTCCAGGGTCACCTTGTCGGTCTCCAGCTCCACCAGGGCTTCGTCGGCCTCGACCGTTTCACCCGCCTTCTTCAGCCAACGGGCCACTGTGGCCTCGCTTACCGATTCCCCCAGTGTGGGCACCTTGATTTCGGTTGCCATGTCTTTCCTCGTTCCACCCTTGTGCGCCGGACGGCCAGGCCGTGCGGCTTTCGTGTCATCCTTCAGGCGCCGTTACTTGGCGGCCTGTTTGGCCGACTGCTTGGCCTTTTCCTCGTCCATCGCACGCCGAGTGCCTATGCGTCCGGTTCTCTTGAGCCCCTTGGTAAAGGCTTCGTCAATCAGCTGGGCCTGCTCGGCCTCATGGCGCTTGAACGAGCCCGTGGCCGGGGATGCGGCCGAACGACGGCCGGCATAACGCGGGCGCGGATTCTTGAAGCCGACATCCGTGGCCACTTCCTCGATGAAGCTTTCGACAACGGACCAGGCGCCCATGTTGCGCGGCTCCTCCTGGCACCAGACAATATCGCAATGCTTGTAGGGCTCCAGCTCCGTGGCCAGCCCGTCCACCGGGAAGGGGTAGAGCTGCTCAAGGCGTATGAGATGGATATCCTTCAGCTTGCGCTTTTCCAGTTCGTCCAACAGATCGTAGTAGACCTTGCCGCTGCAAAGCACCACCTGCTTGGCGTCCTTGGGCTGACTTGGCTGCTGCGGTGCCGGCAAGACCCTGTGGAAAGTGGATTTGCCGGTGAACTCCTCCAGAGTGGAGACACAGCGCTTGTGGCGCAGCAGGGACTTCGGCGTCATGACCACCAGTGGCTTGCGGAAGTCGCGATGCACCTGACGGCGCAGGGCGTGGAAGTAGTTCGCCGGTGTGGTGCAGTTCACCACCTGCATGTTGTCTTCGGCACAGAGCTGCAGGAAGCGCTCCAAGCGTGCCGAGGAGTGTTCCGGCCCCTGGCCTTCGTAACCATGCGGCAACAGCATGACCAGGCCGGACATGCGCAGCCACTTGGCCTCGCCCGAGGCGATGAACTGATCGATGATTACCTGGGCACCGTTGACGAAATCGCCGAACTGCGCCTCCCACAGGGTGAGCGCCCGTGGCTCCGCCAGGGAATAGCCATACTCGAACCCCAGGACTCCCATCTCGCTGAGGGGGCTGTCCACGATCTCGACCTTGGCCTGTTCCGGATCGATGTGAGCCAGCGGCTTGTAATGCTCCTCGGTCTCCTGGTCGACCCAGGCGGCATGACGCTGTGAAAAGGTTCCGCGGTTGCTGTCCTGGCCGGACATGCGCACCGGATGCCCCTCCAGCAAAAGGGTCCCGAACGCCAGTGCCTCGGCCGTGGCCCAGTCGATGTTCTCGCCACTCTCCAGCGCCTGCTTCTTCGCCTCGAGCTGACGCGCAATCTTGCGGTTCAGGTTGAAGTCATCCGGCACCGTGACAAGTGCCTTGCCGACCTTCTCCAGTTCATTCTTGGGCACGGCTGTCTTGCCGCGGCGCGGATCATAGCCGCGGGCGGCCTTGAAACCGCTCCAGGCGCCTTCCAACCAATCCGCCTTGTTCGGCTTGTAGTTCTTGGAAGCCTCGAATTCCTCTTCCAGCTTTGCATACCAGTCCTTGACGAAGGACTCGCCCTCTTCCTCGCTGATGACCTTCTCTTCGACCAGCTTGTCCGTATAGAGCGCCCGCACCGACTTCTTGTCGCGGATCGTCTTGTACATGATCGGCTGGGTGAAGGCCGGTTCGTCGCCTTCGTTGTGGCCGTAACGGCGATAGCAGAACATGTCGATGACGACATCCTTCTTGAAGGTCTGCCGGAACTCCGTCGCAATGCGTGCCACATGGACCACCGCTTCGGGATCGTCACCGTTCACATGGAAGACCGGCGCCTGGATGATCTTCGAGACATCCGAGCAATAGGGGCCGGAACGCGCATTCACCGGATTGGTCGTGAAACCGATCTGGTTGTTGACGATGAAATGAATCGTCCCACCGATGCGATAGCCCCGCAGCTCCGACAGATCCAGGGTCTCGGGCACCAGGCCCTGCCCCGCGAAGGCCGCATCGCCGTGCATCATCAGGGCCATGACTTCGGTGCGGTCCTCGTCATTGTGCTGCTGCTGCTTGGCGCGCACCTTGCCCGCCACCACGGGATTGACTGCCTCCAGATGCGAGGGATTGGCGGTCAGCGAAAGGTGCACGCTGTTGCCGTCAAACTCGCGGTCCGTCGAGGTGCCCAGGTGATACTTGACGTCACCGGAGCCGCCCACGTCCTCGGGATGCGCAGCGCCGCCCTGGAACTCACTGAAGATGGCCTGGAAGGGCTTGGCCATGAAATTCGCCAGCACGTTCAGGCGCCCCCTGTGCGGCATGCCCAGCACGACTTCCTTCAGGCCCAGCTGGCCGCCACGCTTCACGATCTGTTCCAGCGCCGGAATCATGGACTCGCCGCCGTCCAGGCCGAAACGCTTGGTACCGGTATACTTCTTGTTCAGGAACTGCTCGAAACTTTCCGCAGCCGCCAAGCGCTCGACAATGGCGCGACGGCCCCGCTCGGTGAAATCCGTGCGGTTCAGTTCCGCACCCTCGATGCGTTCCTGGATCCAGCGTTTCTGGTCCGGGTCCTGGATATGCATGAACTCGACGCCGATGGAGCCGCAGTAGATACGCCGCAAGCGCTCCATGATCTGGCGGATCGTGGCTGTTTCCAGCCCCAGGACATTGTCGATGAAGATCGGACGGTCATAGTCGGCGTCCGTGAAGCCGTAGGTCTTGGGATCCAGCTCGGGATGCGGCTCGATCTCGGTCAGGCCCAGCGGGTCCAGCTTGGCTTCCAGATGTCCGCGCACACGATAGGCACGGATCAGCATCAGCGCACGAATGGAGTCCTTCGCCGCCGCACGAACCTTGGGGTCGTCACAATAGACTCCCTGGCCTGCGGCTGGGGACTGGCCACCGCCTTCGGCCTTGTCCACCATCCCGTCCAGCAGGCTGCGCGCCTCATCGGA contains:
- a CDS encoding CoA-acylating methylmalonate-semialdehyde dehydrogenase is translated as MTQELHHFIGGQVVKGTSGRTSDVYNPATGEVTGKLSLASASEVDKAVQNAAEAFPDWAATTPLNRARVFFKYRELLEANKQKIAELISREHGKVLADAAGEVTRGIEVVEFVCGAPHLLKGEFSENVGTSVDSHSVRQPLGVVAGITPFNFPAMVPMWMFPVAIACGNTFILKPSERDPSAPLFLAELAKQAGLPDGVLNVVNGDKEAVDTLLTHPQIEAVSFVGSTGIAEYVYHTGTAHNKRVQALGGAKNHMVVMPDADMDQAANALMGAGYGSAGERCMAVSVAVAVGTAGDELIERLAPKVRNLKVGPFDDPEADMGPLVTKQAYERVRGYIDSGIEEGAEAVVDGRELKLQGYENGYFVGGTLFDHVKPDMRIYKEEIFGPVLSVVRANDYEEALKLVNEHEYGNGAAIFTHDGDAARNFSNRAQIGMIGVNVPIPVPMAFYSFGGWKRSLFGDHHAHGPEGVRFYTRMKTITSRWPKGVRSGAEFVMPTMK
- a CDS encoding AMP-binding protein — translated: MGRATAVPALCAEAERLAAGLAARDGAQAGQVTLFMPNCPLAVTSLLGCLAAGYAPRLLDPRAALNDLKPQFADIEEGDLILTVDLSAVQDRLLSVLPEGSQPEVAVARFASQMPFPQRLFAPYLRGGTFSRVPAHTAFFRLDQLMGKSGQVASALSSESEIVVSSGACSLSALVEEAGEQAQKRQGERWLLDQPLTRRDSLVAALAAMRKGAELVLTPRLDGDSLKKVQAASKADLRVPGTR
- the odhB gene encoding 2-oxoglutarate dehydrogenase complex dihydrolipoyllysine-residue succinyltransferase; this translates as MATEIKVPTLGESVSEATVARWLKKAGETVEADEALVELETDKVTLEVNAPAAGTISEITAEEGANVEVGAVLGLIGEGQAAASSGKSSDAKSEDKKDSQPAKQEAKAEDKAASTSSESASSGKGKTGGAGSGQSVDVVVPTLGESVAEATVARWLKKPGEAVEADEALVELETDKVTLEVNAPEAGSLSEILAEEGVNVEVGAVLGKIAAGAAGSEPAQSGAEEEKSEGTESDSEERTAQADKGKAAAGADTDQHLDPSSAPRSGEGGKITADDLRQFVESASPSAASLSPAVAKLVEENDLDPARIQGTGPQGRITKEDVQNVIDGKTQLKPRPKVAAGQAATAAAGQATSQSPSAESGPREERVRMTKLRQTIARRLKEAQNTAAMLTTFNEVDMGEVMAVRSEFKEAFEKKHGVKLGFTSFFAKAVVGALKEQPTVNARIDGEELVYNKFYDIGMAVSTPNGLMVPVIRDCDSKSYADIEKALGDVAARARDGKLTMEEMQGGSFTITNGGVFGSLLSTPILNMPQSGILGLHKIQERPMAVNGKVEIRPMMYVAMSYDHRIIDGREAVTFLVRLKEQMENPQRMLLDL
- a CDS encoding 2-oxoglutarate dehydrogenase E1 component — translated: MAQQNPHVDTALIGPSAAEIAELYARFLGEPDSLDSDWRDFFGSLSDEARSLLDGMVDKAEGGGQSPAAGQGVYCDDPKVRAAAKDSIRALMLIRAYRVRGHLEAKLDPLGLTEIEPHPELDPKTYGFTDADYDRPIFIDNVLGLETATIRQIMERLRRIYCGSIGVEFMHIQDPDQKRWIQERIEGAELNRTDFTERGRRAIVERLAAAESFEQFLNKKYTGTKRFGLDGGESMIPALEQIVKRGGQLGLKEVVLGMPHRGRLNVLANFMAKPFQAIFSEFQGGAAHPEDVGGSGDVKYHLGTSTDREFDGNSVHLSLTANPSHLEAVNPVVAGKVRAKQQQHNDEDRTEVMALMMHGDAAFAGQGLVPETLDLSELRGYRIGGTIHFIVNNQIGFTTNPVNARSGPYCSDVSKIIQAPVFHVNGDDPEAVVHVARIATEFRQTFKKDVVIDMFCYRRYGHNEGDEPAFTQPIMYKTIRDKKSVRALYTDKLVEEKVISEEEGESFVKDWYAKLEEEFEASKNYKPNKADWLEGAWSGFKAARGYDPRRGKTAVPKNELEKVGKALVTVPDDFNLNRKIARQLEAKKQALESGENIDWATAEALAFGTLLLEGHPVRMSGQDSNRGTFSQRHAAWVDQETEEHYKPLAHIDPEQAKVEIVDSPLSEMGVLGFEYGYSLAEPRALTLWEAQFGDFVNGAQVIIDQFIASGEAKWLRMSGLVMLLPHGYEGQGPEHSSARLERFLQLCAEDNMQVVNCTTPANYFHALRRQVHRDFRKPLVVMTPKSLLRHKRCVSTLEEFTGKSTFHRVLPAPQQPSQPKDAKQVVLCSGKVYYDLLDELEKRKLKDIHLIRLEQLYPFPVDGLATELEPYKHCDIVWCQEEPRNMGAWSVVESFIEEVATDVGFKNPRPRYAGRRSAASPATGSFKRHEAEQAQLIDEAFTKGLKRTGRIGTRRAMDEEKAKQSAKQAAK